A stretch of Miscanthus floridulus cultivar M001 chromosome 13, ASM1932011v1, whole genome shotgun sequence DNA encodes these proteins:
- the LOC136502042 gene encoding dehydration-responsive element-binding protein 1I-like — protein sequence MARQIKQEPSACCESAASTPQSPPAQHTEDVASPKRPSGRTKFRETRHPVYRGVRRRGSAGGRWRWVCEVRVPGRRGCRIWLGTFAAAEDAARAHDAAMFALRGGHAAAAATRCLNFPDSAWLLDVPSPPPRADNAAGVRRAVALAVEGFLRARSAAEDAMSATSEPSAVANDDGTATETETEASSSSSSSGSDDAREASPFETDMLSDMGAGLYYASLAQGLLMEPPPLDAPCADDDSHCDDLAGVALWSY from the coding sequence ATGGCGCGCCAGATCAAGCAAGAGCCGAGCGCCTGCTGCGAGTCGGCGGCCTCGACGCCGCAGTCGCCGCCGGCGCAGCACACGGAGGACGTCGCCAGCCCCAAGCGCCCCTCGGGGCGCACCAAGTTCCGGGAGACGCGGCACCCGGTGTACCGCGGCGTGCGCCGGCGCGGCAGCGCGGGGGGCCGGTGGCGGTGGGTCTGCGAGGTCCGCGTGCCGGGCCGCCGCGGCTGCAGGATCTGGCTCGGCACCTTCGCCGCCGCGGAGGACGCCGCGCGCGCGCACGACGCCGCCATGTTCGCCCTCCGTGGCGGCCACGCCGCCGCGGCCGCTACGCGGTGCCTCAACTTCCCGGACTCGGCCTGGCTGCTGGacgtgccgtcgccgccgcccagGGCCGACAACGCGGCCGGCGTCCGCCGCGCCGTCGCGCTGGCCGTCGAGGGGTTCCTCCGGGCGCGGTCAGCCGCCGAGGACGCCATGTCCGCCACCTCGGAGCCGTCGGCGGTGGCCAATGATGATGGCACGGCCACGGAGACGGAGACAGaggcgtcctcctcctcgtcgtcgtccggGAGCGACgacgcgcgagaggcctcgccgTTCGAGACGGACATGCTGAGCGATATGGGCGCGGGCTTGTACTACGCCAGCTTAGCGCAGGGGCTGCTCATGGAGCCGCCGCCGTTAGACGCGCCGTGCGCCGACGACGACAGCCACTGTGACGACCTCGCTGGCGTGGCGCTCTGGTCCTACTGA
- the LOC136501487 gene encoding dehydration-responsive element-binding protein 1J-like, with protein MDFNFKGSTTEPPAPAASSPSSKRPAGRTKFQETRHPVFRGVRRRGRAGRWVCEVRVPGSRGDRLWVGTFDTPEAAARAHDAAMLALCGDAACLNFADSAWLLHVPRPGDPSAGLPDVQRAATEAVAGFMQRQRGGDAPNAASQANAATAAAGVDHADDAPPAMDSGGGGMLELDVFGGMDDAGSYYASLAQGLLIDPPPPAVDCPEEDEDCGAGEMELWS; from the coding sequence ATGGATTTCAATTTCAAGGGCAGCACCACCGAGCCCCCGGCGCCGGCGGCATCATCGCCTTCTTCGAAGCGGCCGGCGGGGCGGACCAAGTTCCAGGAGACGCGGCACCCGGTGTTCCGCGGGGTGCGGCGGCGCGGCCGGGCCGGGCGGTGGGTGTGTGAGGTGCGCGTGCCGGGCAGCCGCGGGGACCGCCTCTGGGTGGGCACGTTCGACACCCCCGAGGCCGCCGCGCGCGCGCACGACGCCGCCATGCTCGCGCTCTGCGGCGACGCCGCATGCCTCAACTTCGCCGACTCCGCATGGCTGCTCCACGTCCCGCGCCCCGGCGACCCCTCCGCGGGCCTCCCCGACGTCCAGCGCGCCGCCACCGAGGCCGTCGCGGGCTTCATGCAGCGCCAGCGCGGCGGGGACGCGCCCAACGCCGCCTCGCAGGCCAATGCCgctacggcggcggcgggcgtggaCCACGCCGACGACGCGCCGCCGGCGATggacagtggcggcggcggcatgctCGAGCTGGATGTGTTCGGCGGCATGGACGACGCCGGCTCCTACTACGCCAGCCTGGCACAGGGGCTGCTCATCgacccgccgccgcccgccgtggACTGCCCCGAGGAGGATGAAGATTGCGGCGCCGGCGAGATGGAGCTGTGGAGCTAG